A region of Bacteroidia bacterium DNA encodes the following proteins:
- a CDS encoding 4-hydroxy-tetrahydrodipicolinate reductase, giving the protein MKIALVGYGKMGQKIAAIAAERGHEIVAIVDPAHSLQTIADFPRAEVSVAIQFSTPEVCIGNIQKIIDLGIPLVEGTTGWQNSLHQITQLVTQKKGSLVWASNFSVGALLFRHTIRHLAQLMAKQPQYDCFIEERHHRHKLDGPSGTGQTIAQDLLDILPQKSSLSGNSILANRAPMDTELSISFTRAGEIPGTHIVGFTSEIDTIEIRHDAHNRNGFALGSVLAAEKIISQEGIFTFEELLLRS; this is encoded by the coding sequence ATGAAAATTGCATTAGTCGGTTACGGGAAAATGGGGCAAAAAATAGCCGCTATTGCTGCTGAACGTGGGCACGAAATAGTAGCTATTGTAGATCCCGCCCACAGTTTACAAACTATTGCTGATTTCCCAAGAGCAGAGGTTTCGGTAGCCATTCAGTTCTCTACCCCCGAAGTATGTATCGGAAACATTCAAAAAATCATTGACTTAGGAATACCATTGGTAGAGGGTACTACCGGCTGGCAAAATTCCCTGCATCAGATAACTCAGTTGGTTACACAAAAAAAAGGTTCATTGGTGTGGGCCTCAAATTTTAGTGTAGGAGCATTACTATTTAGGCATACCATTCGCCACTTAGCGCAACTAATGGCCAAGCAGCCTCAATATGATTGTTTTATAGAAGAGAGGCATCATCGTCATAAATTAGATGGCCCAAGCGGAACCGGCCAAACAATTGCCCAAGATTTACTGGATATTCTTCCGCAAAAATCTTCCTTATCAGGAAACTCGATTTTAGCCAATCGAGCACCTATGGATACGGAGTTAAGTATTTCTTTTACACGTGCCGGGGAAATTCCCGGAACGCATATAGTAGGCTTTACCTCAGAAATAGATACCATAGAAATCCGCCATGACGCTCATAACCGTAATGGTTTTGCATTAGGGAGCGTTTTGGCAGCAGAAAAAATAATTTCCCAAGAAGGTATTTTTACCTTTGAAGAGCTACTTCTTAGATCCTAA
- the hydA gene encoding dihydropyrimidinase gives MDSILIRNGRIVTAEADFFADIYIVGEHIAAIGKDLPYSATQTIDANGLYVIPGGIDPHVHLEMPFMGTFSSDDYYTGTRAALFGGTTTVIDFVLQTQGRPLHEAYHAWQNRAKNNVVGDYSFHIAVTDFNPETANEIPDLIQKEGITSFKTFMAYKGALMIDDRQMTGLMQLIKPHNALVTVHATNGDMIDYLVAKFRSEGKLSPLYHYLSQPEITEAEASGRFADMTYYTDTQGYIVHMTCEGALNRVRKATFRNQKIFAETCIQYLMLDASLYDKGFESAKWVMSPPLREKKDQEALWAGIKQGLVQVVATDHCPFTWDKKLLGEKDFSKIPNGHPAIEHRIELLFSEGVAKKRITLQEFVALSATNAAKIFELYPRKGTLAIGSDADIVLFNPNTKHIISAKTHHMNVDYSAYEGVEVTGKCETVILRGQVVVQNNEFLAHRGYGKYLKRR, from the coding sequence ATGGATAGTATTTTGATTCGGAATGGGCGCATTGTTACAGCAGAAGCTGATTTTTTCGCAGATATTTATATCGTTGGAGAACATATTGCCGCTATTGGCAAAGATTTACCGTATTCTGCTACACAGACGATAGATGCTAACGGACTTTATGTGATTCCGGGCGGAATAGACCCCCACGTTCACTTAGAAATGCCTTTTATGGGAACTTTTTCCAGTGATGACTATTACACCGGAACCCGTGCCGCTTTATTCGGAGGTACTACTACTGTCATTGATTTTGTGCTGCAAACACAAGGCAGGCCACTTCATGAAGCCTATCACGCATGGCAAAATCGCGCCAAAAATAACGTAGTAGGCGACTACTCCTTCCATATTGCCGTTACAGACTTTAACCCAGAAACAGCCAATGAAATCCCCGATTTAATTCAAAAAGAAGGAATAACATCTTTCAAAACCTTTATGGCTTACAAAGGTGCGCTGATGATTGACGATCGCCAAATGACCGGGCTCATGCAGTTAATCAAACCTCATAATGCCTTAGTAACCGTTCATGCCACCAATGGCGATATGATAGATTACTTAGTGGCTAAATTTCGCTCTGAAGGAAAACTTTCTCCCTTGTATCATTACTTATCACAGCCAGAAATTACCGAAGCAGAAGCCTCCGGACGGTTCGCAGATATGACCTACTACACCGATACGCAAGGCTACATTGTGCACATGACTTGTGAAGGTGCGCTCAACCGTGTGCGAAAAGCAACATTCCGAAACCAAAAAATATTCGCAGAAACCTGCATTCAATACCTAATGCTTGATGCTTCTTTGTATGATAAAGGTTTTGAGTCTGCAAAATGGGTGATGTCGCCTCCACTACGGGAAAAGAAAGACCAAGAAGCACTGTGGGCAGGAATCAAGCAAGGGCTTGTACAGGTTGTAGCAACAGACCATTGTCCCTTTACATGGGATAAAAAACTGCTTGGTGAAAAAGACTTTTCCAAAATACCGAACGGGCACCCCGCTATAGAACACCGCATAGAACTACTGTTTTCAGAAGGAGTAGCCAAAAAACGAATTACTTTACAGGAGTTTGTGGCTCTCAGTGCAACCAATGCAGCCAAAATATTTGAACTCTATCCTCGAAAAGGAACGTTAGCCATTGGCAGTGATGCTGATATAGTTTTATTTAACCCCAATACAAAGCATATTATTTCGGCAAAAACACACCACATGAATGTGGATTATTCTGCTTATGAAGGAGTTGAAGTTACCGGAAAATGTGAAACAGTTATTTTAAGAGGCCAAGTAGTTGTTCAAAATAACGAATTTTTAGCACATCGAGGATACGGAAAATATCTGAAACGCAGATAA
- a CDS encoding tetratricopeptide repeat protein produces MKRHPLWILIICLLWEACQTSSTKKEQINENQDSTKINWQKYVEGLNEQIKKNPNNANTYYERAMAYYRTNDSARTWNDIQQAVLLDSTQADYFYFRGFCQYVWQHNDFGMADFQKAVELKSDNPETYYQIGNIYMLQNKPKESLKWYDLAIQRDSLDPAYPFAKGFAYDKLNQLPAAKQNYEHSLTLDSLYSKTIGAYFELLLYKEKNFQQGLALNKRLLRQNPNHPLGKYNVGNYYLWEALRTPNSKSHERETFVRLSIDEYETAIMADTNFTKAFYQRGYAFFMLQEFNQALLDFRRVSQLDPKDERAYFMQASIYEHFQDYSQALSLYEKALQLKPNWKDAQEAAQELRQR; encoded by the coding sequence ATGAAACGGCATCCCCTGTGGATTCTAATCATCTGTTTATTGTGGGAAGCCTGCCAAACATCATCCACAAAAAAAGAACAAATAAATGAAAATCAAGATTCTACAAAGATAAATTGGCAAAAATATGTAGAAGGCTTGAACGAACAAATCAAAAAAAACCCGAATAACGCAAATACCTACTACGAACGGGCAATGGCTTACTACCGCACCAATGACTCTGCCCGCACCTGGAATGATATTCAACAAGCAGTTTTATTAGACTCCACCCAAGCCGATTACTTTTATTTTCGGGGCTTTTGCCAATATGTGTGGCAGCACAATGACTTCGGTATGGCTGATTTCCAAAAGGCCGTCGAACTAAAATCAGATAATCCCGAAACATATTACCAAATCGGGAATATCTATATGCTTCAAAATAAACCCAAAGAATCACTCAAATGGTATGACTTAGCCATCCAAAGAGACTCTCTTGACCCCGCCTACCCTTTTGCCAAAGGCTTTGCTTACGACAAGCTAAATCAGCTTCCGGCTGCTAAGCAAAACTACGAGCATTCCTTAACCTTAGATAGTTTGTATTCAAAAACAATTGGTGCCTATTTTGAATTACTACTTTATAAAGAAAAAAACTTTCAACAAGGGTTAGCTCTAAACAAACGATTATTGCGTCAAAATCCAAATCATCCTTTGGGGAAATACAATGTTGGAAATTATTATCTGTGGGAAGCACTTCGCACGCCGAACAGCAAATCCCACGAGCGAGAAACATTTGTCCGGTTAAGTATTGATGAATACGAAACAGCCATCATGGCGGATACAAATTTCACCAAAGCATTTTATCAACGTGGGTACGCTTTTTTCATGTTGCAGGAATTTAACCAAGCGTTATTAGATTTCCGGCGGGTAAGCCAATTAGACCCCAAAGATGAACGCGCTTACTTTATGCAAGCATCTATTTATGAGCATTTTCAAGATTATTCACAGGCATTGTCTTTGTATGAAAAAGCATTACAGTTAAAGCCAAACTGGAAAGACGCACAAGAAGCCGCACAAGAACTTCGTCAAAGGTAA
- the cysS gene encoding cysteine--tRNA ligase, protein MNHPLFLYNSLTKQKEKFTPINSPFVGIYLCGPTVYGDPHLGHARPAICFDILFRFLKYLGYRVRYVRNITDVGHLVGDADSGEDKIGQKAKLEQLEPMEVAQYYIDRYHKFIDSLNVLRPSIEPRATGHIPEQIKLIKSILDNGFAYEVNGSVYLDVPKYAAHYAYGLLSGRELDDLMSGTRELAGGSEKRHLSDFALWKRAEPEHLMRWESPWSIGFPGWHIECTAMSTKYLGNQFDIHAGGIDLLFPHHEAEIAQANACSHPHPPSNEAKFWLHCNMITISGKKMGKSLGNFITLDEFYTGKHTLLSQSYSPQTIRFFILQAHYRSTLDFSNEALIASEKALKRIQTAWKLLPNLPTAPNSTLNIKQLQENLLSALYDDLNTAIAIAHIFEAVSWIHAIQQGVETISPQDLQEFQETMNIFLSEVLGIQPDFQQNTNTQSLSAAMNLLIEIRQQARSQKDFKTSDNIRDKLKEAGILLKDGNNTTTWELL, encoded by the coding sequence ATAAATCATCCTTTATTTCTATACAATTCTTTAACCAAGCAAAAGGAAAAATTTACCCCGATAAACAGCCCGTTTGTTGGGATATATTTATGTGGCCCTACTGTTTACGGAGACCCTCATTTGGGTCATGCAAGGCCGGCAATATGCTTTGATATATTATTTCGTTTTTTGAAATATTTAGGTTATCGGGTGCGCTATGTGCGAAACATCACTGATGTTGGTCATTTGGTAGGAGATGCTGATAGCGGCGAAGACAAGATTGGCCAGAAAGCAAAGCTGGAACAATTAGAACCTATGGAGGTTGCACAATACTACATTGACCGCTACCATAAGTTCATTGATTCCTTAAATGTTTTGCGCCCAAGCATTGAACCGCGTGCTACCGGCCACATTCCGGAGCAAATCAAGCTGATAAAGAGTATCTTAGACAATGGTTTTGCTTATGAAGTAAATGGTTCTGTTTATTTGGATGTTCCGAAATATGCGGCGCATTATGCTTACGGGTTACTTTCTGGGCGGGAATTAGATGACCTGATGAGCGGCACTCGGGAATTAGCCGGAGGAAGTGAAAAACGGCATCTAAGCGATTTTGCACTATGGAAGCGCGCAGAACCAGAACACCTGATGCGCTGGGAATCTCCCTGGAGTATTGGATTCCCCGGATGGCATATAGAGTGTACTGCAATGAGTACCAAATACTTAGGAAATCAGTTTGATATTCATGCAGGTGGTATAGACCTGCTGTTTCCGCACCATGAAGCCGAAATTGCCCAAGCTAATGCTTGCTCGCACCCTCACCCTCCTTCAAACGAAGCTAAATTTTGGCTGCATTGCAATATGATAACCATCAGCGGCAAAAAAATGGGAAAATCTCTCGGCAACTTCATCACCTTAGATGAATTTTATACCGGAAAGCATACCCTCTTATCACAATCCTATTCCCCGCAAACTATCCGCTTTTTTATCCTTCAAGCACATTACAGAAGCACTTTAGACTTTAGTAATGAAGCACTTATAGCCTCCGAAAAAGCCCTTAAACGGATCCAAACTGCATGGAAATTACTCCCTAATTTACCAACTGCCCCAAACTCTACCCTCAACATCAAGCAACTTCAAGAAAATTTGCTTTCAGCATTGTATGATGACTTAAACACAGCCATTGCCATAGCACACATTTTTGAAGCCGTATCTTGGATTCATGCAATACAGCAAGGTGTAGAAACTATCTCCCCACAGGATTTACAAGAGTTTCAGGAAACAATGAATATTTTTCTCAGCGAAGTTTTAGGAATACAACCTGATTTTCAGCAAAATACAAATACCCAATCTCTATCTGCGGCGATGAACCTTTTAATAGAAATCCGCCAACAGGCACGCTCCCAAAAAGACTTCAAAACCTCCGATAATATACGCGATAAATTGAAAGAAGCCGGAATTTTACTCAAAGACGGCAACAATACCACTACTTGGGAACTCCTATGA
- a CDS encoding leucine-rich repeat domain-containing protein has protein sequence MIRLLSFLGVFLLLNNVVSGQLLSEEQLKKMPTCQRVKDALAQPTLIYKLDLSYHELTWLVSEIGILQKLQWLDISNNKISMLPKNIRNLKELQYFYAQKNKIEDFPPALAECISLNYLNLSSNKIPKVPSNISNLTKLTWLDLSWNELSYLPPEFGALKSLRYCDLHLSGVKELPDEFGNLTNLENLNIASNRLTKLPETLQKLHNLSILNVAYNQLTTFPIFLAKLEKLEVLNLRNNQISSLPSDLKGLSHLKELNLKNNPIEKTAIEQLRQMLPQTKVIF, from the coding sequence ATGATTCGTCTGTTATCGTTCCTTGGGGTATTTCTACTGTTGAATAACGTTGTAAGCGGGCAGCTTCTTTCCGAAGAGCAATTGAAGAAAATGCCAACCTGCCAGCGGGTTAAAGATGCCTTAGCCCAGCCGACTTTAATTTACAAATTGGACCTAAGCTACCACGAACTTACGTGGTTAGTTTCCGAAATTGGCATTTTACAAAAATTACAATGGTTAGACATCAGTAACAACAAAATTTCAATGCTCCCTAAAAATATCCGTAATCTAAAAGAACTACAATATTTTTATGCACAAAAAAATAAAATTGAAGATTTCCCGCCGGCATTAGCCGAATGTATTAGTTTAAACTACCTAAATCTTAGTAGTAATAAAATCCCCAAAGTTCCCTCCAATATATCTAATTTAACAAAACTCACTTGGCTTGACCTAAGCTGGAACGAACTTTCTTACTTGCCACCGGAATTTGGCGCACTTAAAAGCCTGCGTTATTGTGATTTACACCTTAGCGGCGTTAAAGAACTCCCTGATGAGTTTGGAAATCTGACTAACTTAGAGAACCTCAATATTGCCTCTAACCGTCTTACTAAACTTCCGGAAACGTTACAAAAACTACATAACCTCAGCATCTTAAATGTGGCTTACAATCAACTCACAACGTTCCCAATCTTTTTAGCAAAACTTGAAAAACTTGAAGTATTAAACCTTCGTAACAACCAAATTTCCTCCCTTCCCTCAGATTTAAAAGGTTTATCTCACCTAAAAGAACTTAACCTAAAAAACAACCCAATAGAAAAAACTGCTATTGAGCAGTTACGGCAAATGCTTCCACAGACTAAAGTTATCTTTTAG
- a CDS encoding MBL fold metallo-hydrolase — translation MSIAPFCFNPFSENTYLIWDSNKHCIIIDPGCSNQEEERELVSFISDKALKPVLLLNTHCHIDHIWGNYFITQKYQIPLQIHLDDLNLLRQGQMQAKHFGLSLPASPEPNSFIDPQKPIQVGEIILQVLHTPGHSQGSVCFWNQQEGYVLCGDVLFAGSIGRTDLPGGSYPVLMQSLNILTKTLPPETIVYSGHGQETTIGNEIKHNPFLN, via the coding sequence ATGAGTATAGCACCATTTTGCTTCAATCCATTTTCAGAAAATACCTATTTAATTTGGGATTCAAATAAACACTGTATTATTATAGATCCCGGCTGTAGTAATCAAGAAGAAGAACGTGAATTGGTATCCTTTATTTCTGATAAAGCGTTAAAACCGGTTCTTTTGCTAAACACCCATTGCCATATTGACCATATTTGGGGGAACTATTTTATTACCCAAAAATATCAGATTCCACTGCAAATACATTTAGACGATTTAAATTTGCTCCGTCAGGGTCAGATGCAGGCAAAGCATTTTGGGCTTTCATTACCGGCTTCTCCAGAACCCAATAGCTTTATAGATCCACAAAAACCAATTCAAGTTGGGGAGATAATATTACAAGTATTGCACACACCCGGGCATTCACAAGGGAGCGTTTGCTTCTGGAATCAACAAGAAGGCTATGTTTTATGCGGAGATGTATTATTTGCCGGAAGCATTGGCCGAACAGATTTACCCGGAGGGTCGTATCCAGTATTAATGCAAAGTTTAAATATCCTAACCAAAACATTGCCGCCAGAAACCATCGTTTATAGCGGGCACGGACAGGAAACTACTATCGGGAATGAGATTAAACATAATCCATTCCTAAATTAG
- a CDS encoding M23 family metallopeptidase yields the protein MKGLLDKDLRPKITRWQKIKRFLKRPYRFLVINNENIENVGDMTVSSGAIIFFSSLTIFLTFFITAILIVFTPIRELIPGYTNTEMMNKIKEMREKVLDMEVIIAQQDSLIENVKRMANFTAQDSIKAQGNTQTQVTAKPAEKEPPVVTPPAPSSESATPPKAVLASYSAQPKNISDVVISLLPPVDGVLTNSYNEQEQHFGIDIAAQKDALVRAVTAGTIIFSEYSYETGHVIAVAHANNLVSFYKHNSYVFKKAGSYVATGEAIAVLGNSGEQTTGPHLHLELWKDGKPINPLLFLNYSQK from the coding sequence ATGAAAGGTCTTCTTGATAAAGACTTACGTCCCAAAATAACACGTTGGCAAAAAATAAAACGCTTTTTAAAGCGTCCTTATCGTTTTTTGGTCATTAATAATGAAAATATAGAAAACGTTGGAGATATGACGGTTTCCTCCGGAGCCATTATTTTCTTTAGTAGTTTAACGATATTCCTGACGTTCTTTATCACCGCTATTTTGATTGTTTTCACCCCCATTCGAGAACTCATACCGGGCTATACAAATACTGAAATGATGAACAAAATCAAAGAGATGCGTGAAAAGGTCTTAGATATGGAAGTTATTATTGCTCAGCAAGATTCATTGATAGAAAACGTTAAGCGAATGGCAAACTTTACGGCTCAGGACTCCATCAAGGCACAAGGGAACACTCAAACGCAAGTTACGGCCAAGCCTGCTGAAAAAGAGCCACCGGTAGTAACTCCACCAGCACCCTCATCTGAATCGGCCACTCCTCCCAAAGCTGTATTAGCTTCGTATTCAGCGCAGCCTAAAAATATTTCTGACGTAGTTATCTCCTTGCTTCCTCCCGTTGACGGGGTTTTGACAAATAGCTACAATGAACAAGAACAACATTTTGGGATTGATATTGCGGCACAAAAAGATGCCTTAGTGCGGGCTGTTACTGCCGGAACAATCATTTTTTCAGAGTATTCCTACGAAACCGGCCACGTTATCGCCGTCGCTCATGCCAATAACTTAGTATCTTTTTACAAACACAATAGTTATGTTTTCAAAAAAGCCGGCAGCTACGTAGCCACCGGAGAAGCTATTGCTGTATTGGGTAATTCCGGCGAACAAACCACAGGCCCACATCTACACCTTGAACTCTGGAAAGACGGCAAACCCATCAACCCGCTACTATTCCTAAATTATTCACAAAAATAA
- a CDS encoding S8 family peptidase — protein sequence MCFIGQKFKINHRFWVLVLILGVGNMLYAQESGSWFQLIFTDKQSVSQPALSAQALKRRMLHKIPLDSADFPVFSGYLQTLADVGVKPAGVSRWLNSAFCRLDSATLSQVKQLGFIQKINPLKGFIRDSTRRAKKPDNISNHLKTNNLEQASDTQLNQLNINKLHQLGYTGNNILIAVFDNGFENVSKIAAFSHIDIVDSYNFVTNSSEIYNEGSHGTQTLSVIAANPSSGLTGAAYQANFALYVTENNYSETITEEFNWVLAAERADSAGAMIFSTSLGYTTFDDAIGNHTRETLDGNTAPITQAANIAARKGILVINSAGNEGNKSWRYITPPADGDSVIAVGSVNSVGVRSSFSSVGNNIDGQIKPDLMTMGERTSVITPSGQIATANGTSFSCPLLAGLAACLWQVAPNQPAWCIKDALLRAADRFQTPDSLYGYGIPNALKSYGILFKAASPPPQRYVFPNPTTTFLGIALHETDTTGTAVCQIYDTTGKCVFEQQYNLSQTYGAILLLKNNELAGLNQGYYLLKLRINEKTALEQAIIIQ from the coding sequence ATGTGTTTTATTGGGCAAAAGTTTAAGATAAACCATCGTTTTTGGGTGCTTGTGTTAATTCTGGGGGTTGGGAATATGCTATATGCTCAAGAGTCGGGCAGTTGGTTTCAGTTAATATTTACCGATAAACAATCTGTTTCTCAGCCGGCATTATCAGCTCAGGCACTGAAACGCCGTATGTTGCACAAAATCCCTTTAGATAGTGCTGATTTTCCGGTTTTTTCGGGTTATCTTCAAACCTTAGCTGATGTTGGAGTTAAGCCTGCCGGCGTTTCTCGTTGGTTGAATAGTGCTTTTTGCCGCTTAGATTCCGCTACACTTAGCCAAGTAAAACAACTTGGGTTTATTCAAAAAATTAACCCTTTAAAGGGTTTTATTCGGGACAGCACCCGCCGTGCCAAAAAACCGGATAATATCTCAAACCACCTGAAAACGAATAATCTTGAACAAGCCAGCGATACACAGCTAAATCAATTGAATATCAATAAACTGCATCAACTTGGCTATACAGGAAACAATATTCTGATAGCCGTCTTTGATAATGGCTTTGAAAATGTTTCTAAGATAGCGGCTTTTTCACACATAGACATTGTAGATTCTTATAATTTTGTTACAAACTCATCGGAGATTTATAATGAAGGTTCACATGGCACACAAACGCTTTCTGTTATTGCCGCCAATCCTTCAAGTGGCTTAACTGGAGCTGCATATCAAGCAAACTTTGCGCTATATGTTACGGAAAATAACTATTCAGAAACGATAACAGAGGAATTTAACTGGGTACTTGCTGCGGAACGTGCTGATAGCGCAGGTGCTATGATATTCTCAACTTCATTGGGTTACACTACTTTTGATGATGCTATCGGTAATCATACCCGTGAGACCTTAGATGGAAATACTGCTCCTATTACACAAGCTGCTAATATAGCCGCCCGAAAAGGTATTTTGGTTATCAATAGTGCTGGTAATGAAGGTAATAAAAGCTGGCGTTATATTACTCCGCCTGCTGACGGCGACAGCGTGATTGCCGTGGGTTCAGTAAACTCTGTAGGAGTTCGTTCTTCTTTTAGCAGCGTAGGCAACAATATAGATGGGCAAATTAAACCGGATTTGATGACTATGGGCGAAAGAACTTCCGTGATTACGCCCTCTGGCCAAATAGCAACAGCTAACGGAACGTCCTTTTCTTGCCCGTTATTAGCCGGTTTAGCTGCCTGCTTATGGCAAGTTGCACCTAATCAACCTGCGTGGTGCATCAAAGATGCCTTATTACGTGCCGCAGACCGCTTTCAAACTCCCGACAGCCTGTATGGCTACGGAATCCCAAATGCACTCAAATCTTACGGAATATTATTTAAAGCAGCTTCACCACCACCCCAACGTTATGTATTTCCCAACCCTACAACTACCTTTTTAGGTATCGCCCTCCACGAAACCGATACTACCGGAACGGCTGTATGCCAAATCTATGATACTACCGGAAAATGCGTTTTTGAACAACAATACAACCTCTCTCAAACCTATGGAGCTATCTTGCTGCTGAAAAACAATGAGTTAGCGGGTTTGAATCAAGGATATTATCTATTAAAGCTCCGAATTAATGAGAAAACGGCCTTAGAGCAAGCTATCATTATCCAATAA
- a CDS encoding glycosyltransferase family 39 protein, with the protein MKNIFSLDGFFLLILLILFTFLLHLPSLHLNYFASDESIYYLIAQKLSQGKLLYLDIWDHKPPMLYWIYWLYYEAFGSSSLLFMRITGCLIILILAIYFNVTLYNHKFISQYSSRASFLVILLLSVPFHIQETNAELWMLSVICMAEFSLWRLVTDEGSNRNSQLFWIGVACGFAITLKYQGIFLYAAILFGYLWASKFSFSEVISFHIGSLIFPVIVVIILHIQGVLPSFWEIGIIYNLDYILDGVYSGSKMGWGDNLFEVLKLFGSFLLLAGIGLLYYRNRIFSFNTKQRKIEILMLSWFIFGLFSVLVGGKRLYPHYLYLIVFPTVFYLMIFHHSKIMPLFKRTGFALSILYPIFTYLLFLVAYSDTLFEKARPFLKKGGWTEHWHDVYSRNSTIEPLKSWLQSRSIQEVWITDQQPELYLQLNQACAVKYVDPVMLKTVFYWASQNPVPIIADKSFTITPEEFFLTFQKEFPTCIIEKDGFFSTIKEKLPLLLSAYQKTYIAGYSVYYLGAAQRPNVATSKIECALN; encoded by the coding sequence ATGAAAAATATATTTTCACTTGATGGTTTCTTTTTACTTATCTTGTTGATATTATTTACATTTCTGCTGCATTTGCCGTCATTGCACCTTAACTATTTTGCCAGCGATGAATCTATTTATTATCTGATAGCCCAAAAATTAAGCCAAGGAAAATTGCTCTACTTGGATATATGGGATCATAAGCCCCCAATGTTGTACTGGATTTATTGGCTTTATTATGAAGCGTTTGGGAGCAGTTCTTTACTCTTTATGCGAATAACAGGATGTTTGATTATACTGATATTAGCAATATACTTTAACGTAACCCTGTATAACCATAAGTTTATTTCCCAATATTCTTCACGAGCTTCTTTTTTGGTTATACTATTATTATCTGTGCCATTTCATATTCAGGAGACTAATGCTGAACTATGGATGCTCTCCGTTATTTGTATGGCTGAATTTAGCCTTTGGAGGCTGGTTACAGACGAAGGTTCAAATAGAAATAGCCAACTATTTTGGATAGGGGTAGCCTGTGGCTTTGCCATTACGTTAAAATATCAAGGGATATTTTTATATGCTGCGATTTTATTTGGCTATCTATGGGCAAGTAAATTTTCTTTTTCAGAAGTTATTTCCTTTCACATAGGTTCTTTGATTTTTCCGGTTATTGTGGTCATTATTTTGCACATACAAGGTGTACTGCCCAGTTTTTGGGAAATTGGGATTATTTATAATCTTGATTACATTCTGGATGGGGTATATTCCGGCAGCAAAATGGGTTGGGGAGATAATTTATTTGAAGTACTTAAATTATTTGGGTCTTTTTTGTTACTCGCCGGAATTGGGCTTTTATATTATCGCAATCGAATATTTTCTTTCAATACAAAGCAACGAAAGATAGAAATTTTGATGCTCTCATGGTTTATATTCGGATTATTTTCTGTATTGGTAGGGGGGAAACGTTTATATCCTCATTATTTGTATCTGATTGTGTTTCCAACTGTTTTTTATTTGATGATTTTTCATCACTCAAAAATTATGCCTCTCTTTAAAAGAACCGGTTTTGCTTTGTCCATACTATATCCCATTTTTACTTATTTGCTATTCTTGGTAGCTTATTCAGATACATTATTTGAAAAGGCAAGACCTTTTCTAAAAAAAGGTGGCTGGACAGAACATTGGCATGATGTTTATTCCCGAAATTCAACTATAGAACCACTAAAAAGCTGGTTACAAAGCCGTAGTATTCAGGAAGTATGGATTACAGATCAGCAGCCGGAACTATATTTACAGTTGAATCAGGCTTGTGCCGTAAAGTATGTAGATCCCGTTATGCTGAAAACAGTCTTTTATTGGGCAAGTCAAAATCCCGTGCCAATTATTGCCGATAAAAGTTTTACCATAACTCCTGAAGAGTTTTTCCTAACCTTCCAAAAAGAATTTCCAACTTGTATTATTGAAAAAGATGGTTTTTTTAGCACCATTAAGGAAAAACTACCCTTATTATTATCTGCGTATCAAAAAACCTATATTGCCGGATACTCTGTATATTACTTAGGGGCTGCACAGCGGCCAAACGTAGCTACATCCAAAATTGAATGTGCCTTAAATTAA